In Luteolibacter rhizosphaerae, one genomic interval encodes:
- a CDS encoding head maturation protease, ClpP-related, whose translation MKRPVLIEHEEIFEALDQRKLTPAMKAKRPENVLPEITNLSGGRKKKAATMYLYDAVSYWTGNDARSFQRMLAQTDAEEIHLHINSPGGSVFEGVTIFNLLADHDADVIVHIDGLAASIASVIALAGDTINIAENGMVMIHNPSVVAWGDATVMRKQAEILDKIRDAIVNTYETRTKLDRAALTTAMDAETWYSADEAILSGFAMHKVSASEATALWVPGDFEGLPAAAMILGKKPADPAPADPPEPENMGTLEDVTAASDFIARIRANHGL comes from the coding sequence ATGAAACGACCCGTCCTCATCGAACACGAAGAGATCTTCGAGGCTCTCGACCAACGCAAGCTGACGCCCGCCATGAAGGCGAAGCGCCCGGAAAACGTGTTGCCCGAGATCACCAACCTTTCCGGTGGCAGGAAGAAGAAGGCCGCCACCATGTATCTCTACGACGCCGTTTCCTACTGGACCGGCAACGACGCGCGGAGCTTCCAGCGGATGCTGGCGCAGACCGACGCGGAAGAGATTCACCTTCACATCAATTCCCCGGGCGGCTCGGTGTTTGAAGGTGTCACGATTTTCAACCTCCTCGCCGACCATGATGCCGACGTGATCGTCCACATCGACGGGCTGGCGGCCTCTATCGCCTCCGTCATCGCTTTGGCGGGCGACACCATCAACATCGCGGAAAACGGGATGGTGATGATCCACAACCCGAGCGTGGTGGCCTGGGGCGACGCCACCGTGATGCGGAAGCAGGCGGAGATCCTCGACAAGATCCGCGATGCGATCGTCAACACCTACGAGACGCGGACCAAACTCGACCGGGCCGCCCTCACGACAGCGATGGATGCTGAGACCTGGTATTCCGCCGACGAGGCGATCCTGTCCGGCTTTGCCATGCACAAGGTGAGTGCGAGCGAGGCCACGGCGTTGTGGGTGCCCGGCGACTTCGAAGGCCTTCCCGCGGCCGCGATGATACTGGGTAAAAAGCCCGCCGATCCGGCGCCGGCCGATCCTCCCGAACCGGAGAACATGGGCACGCTGGAAGATGTCACCGCCGCTTCCGACTTCATCGCCCGCATCAGAGCCAACCATGGACTCTGA